The following are from one region of the Actinomycetota bacterium genome:
- a CDS encoding transposase, producing MRFLIRDRDAKYRGSFDEVLRTEAVHVTRTPIRAPRANAVAERWVRTIRGECLDRTLLLSRSHLERVLRRYVAHYNRQRPHRGLQLRVPVPCPIPLQPASPSLVRGMAVLGGLIREYHVDAT from the coding sequence GTGCGGTTCCTCATCAGGGACCGGGACGCCAAGTACCGCGGGTCCTTCGACGAGGTGCTCCGGACCGAAGCGGTCCACGTGACCCGGACGCCGATCCGGGCGCCACGGGCGAACGCGGTGGCCGAACGATGGGTGAGAACCATCCGTGGCGAATGCCTGGACCGGACGCTGCTCCTGTCGAGGTCTCACCTCGAGCGAGTGCTGCGCCGGTACGTCGCGCACTACAACCGGCAGCGCCCCCACCGCGGCCTGCAGCTGAGGGTGCCGGTCCCGTGCCCTATCCCGCTGCAGCCGGCGTCGCCGAGTCTTGTCCGTGGGATGGCCGTCCTCGGTGGCCTGATCCGCGAGTACCACGTGGACGCGACGTGA
- a CDS encoding helix-turn-helix domain-containing protein has protein sequence MLFFLLYAALRRALRVFVGTSARRSLEIENVVLRHQLAVLRRGVKRPRLHPMDRIFLAAASRMLPRERWSLFLVTPQTLLRWHRELVRRKWTYRHRLAIGRPPVDPELRDLVIRMGRENPRWGSLRIQGELRKLGIRLGATTIRTILRRAGIGPAPRRDGPTWAEFLRSQAEGIWACDFLTVETVWLRTLYVLFFIGHGAFTSPA, from the coding sequence GTGCTCTTCTTCCTCCTGTACGCGGCTCTTCGCCGGGCACTCCGAGTGTTTGTCGGCACGTCTGCTCGGCGGTCGCTCGAGATCGAGAACGTCGTGCTTCGGCATCAGCTCGCCGTGCTCCGGCGCGGCGTCAAGCGGCCGCGGCTGCACCCGATGGACAGGATCTTCCTCGCCGCAGCAAGCCGGATGTTGCCCAGGGAACGATGGTCGTTGTTCCTGGTCACCCCCCAGACCCTGCTCCGGTGGCACCGCGAGCTCGTCCGTCGAAAGTGGACGTACCGACATCGTCTTGCCATCGGCCGGCCTCCAGTGGACCCGGAGCTCCGGGACCTGGTGATACGAATGGGCCGTGAGAACCCCCGATGGGGCAGCCTGCGCATCCAAGGCGAGCTGCGCAAGCTCGGGATCCGGCTCGGGGCCACTACGATCAGGACCATCCTTCGCCGGGCCGGGATCGGCCCGGCCCCTCGGCGGGACGGGCCCACCTGGGCCGAGTTCCTCCGCTCCCAGGCGGAGGGTATCTGGGCCTGCGACTTCCTCACGGTGGAGACGGTCTGGCTCCGGACCTTGTACGTCCTGTTCTTCATCGGTCACGGCGCGTTCACCTCGCCGGCGTGA